The Sesamum indicum cultivar Zhongzhi No. 13 linkage group LG6, S_indicum_v1.0, whole genome shotgun sequence genomic interval ttatttaatatttttatgtaggtttgaaattgtcaactttgtgttttctttactctttaaagaaaaaagaaattgaaaaaaatgaaatgaggTAGGATgacaaaagtttaaaaattgtaagaaaatattcattcagtcaaaaaaaatattttttttaaaaataagtaaaattataattcataaacgATGGTATGTTTGTTAGTTCGCcgtaaaaaatggatgaaaatctaacaaaaattaatgaatttggcTATTTGTTATACGAACCTTAAGATGAAgaggtattgataattttttaataataaaaaatatttataaatatgtgaaaCTTTAAAGAAACTGATCGTAATTTAAACCATAAAAAGACATTtccttgtttttatttcttccatATTCATATTTGGCTTTAGGTGTTTGTGCTTTTTGTCATGCTTCATATATGTGATtagaatatgaaaaaaaaaccacaaatCTTTTAAGGCTCAAACCCGAAATaactcaagaaaaaatatgttgaatattattttaccctCTTGATGTATTAATGGTATGAACTATATTCTATAATATAAggttttataataaatttgaaattacgtGTTTGATTAACATccctaatttaatatatatatatatacagaacgatatttttattttaatattttattcaaactatATTTTGATAGATGAATAATCAATGATGTGGGTTAAAATAGCGAAGGCCCAATAGAAGTACGCCACGGCCCATTTACCACAATCAACAAGGTGGGCCCAATTACGATGGAGGTCCTTCCAGGCCTACAAGTACGCAAGTCAATGGGAAAGGCTGACACGTGCTTGCATTCCCCAAGGGGATAGTACAATTGATTCCTGATATGCATACCTCAACATTTATGCTTTTATAGTtgagaattaaattttaaaaaaatatatctaaatacataaaatttaaaatagatcaTAAATTTTGGGCGAAGATTCGGACTCAACTCAATTAAGAAGCacaaaaatagagaagagaaaaaagaatagaaatatAGTCCTACGGCTTCAAAAATATGAACATCAAACACTTGTTTTGTGCTCAGGTTCTTCTATCATAACGAGCATCTGCATTTTTCCTTGCTGTCTCCAGTATAGTTTTGTCGGCAGTAATGAAGTAGGCTGCTATTGATGCTGCGGACAATCAAACCAAATTCACTTATATACAACTCATAATTTATagcttatttaatttatattttttgcatatttatataaactaactgtcaataaaaaagtatgaaaagtTTGTGTAATGTTGTTGACGTTTTTGGGgtgtatgtttattttttttttggaaaaaacaAGAGTGGTTTATGTGCATAATGTTGATATTTAGTATGggtatgtttaatttaaaaaaaaaaaaaaaacagactgatttgtataaataaaccataaattATGGAGtatagatgtaattatccctttcaATTATGATCTATTTTGACACAAATTCAAGATcttgtcataatttttcttcCCAAGACAActgtgggggtgggggtggggacTCAGAATTAGACATACCTCCGGATATAATGAGAGCTTGACCAGTGTAGTTCAAATTTGCTTTTGCCCAAGGAATTGTACGAACCGCAGCCAACTGCAATTTACaggtaatatatatgaaaaaaataattcataaatcattatgaattataatgaTAAGCAATGTATTCACATACTGTAGGAATTGCAGTGGCCACACATGCAATAAAAGCAGCTCTGAATCCAGCAACAGCACTAGCTGGAAATGGTGCAAGAACCGTAAAGTCGTGTAACTAGAGCATGAGAATAACAATATACGACTTCTTCCACTAGCTATTGTGAAACAACGGTAGCTGCATGCATACCTTGAGCACAGTTTTCAGCTGTAACAGTATCACGATTTGCAGTCAACGGTCCCATTCTTCACACTCAATTCgataaaaaagttcaaaacataagaaaaatatccaaccacaacaatttaccctttatttatACGTAAAGCTACAAATTCATGAGCGGTCCTAAGTATTACAAGAGCGATAATTTCTCCCTGCCTTCCCCCCTTTtccatatttaaatataaatgaaattggaatttatttattggttatttacccataaataagaataaatgaaaattatgataataaaacGGGTCATCTCCCAGATCCGAATATGGGCCATAGCTATTGGACCTGCACAAACGGGCTCCAAATGTAAATGGGCTTCTTCCAGTTAAAACAAAACGACCGTGATTTTAGGATAACGGTTTGTTCCATTTCGGGGCGATTTTGATGGAAGGAATCTGGTAGATTTACCGTTACCGTAACTAGAAAACTAgttatttgaagaaaatttcagAAGAAGTGAAATGCAGGAAAAAGGGTCAGGGGTCAGAAACTGGGAAAAATGTTTATTTGTTGGATATATTcggaaaataataaataagtcttttGCCCCCCTTCCAATTGTCACTCTATTTTCTGCCACGTAGTATGAATCTCGCCTTTCCTACAACCTACCTCGATTATATACAACCAACAACAtctatgtgattttttttttattttaaaaatattaaccattgtaaaatataattttacgtgtatataataaataattttaaaatatattatatataagaataaatatattaattcaacaattatgttaaatttataattttaaaaattaaataaattaattattttatcaattataaaaaattgatccaccaatgtcaaaattatcattttatatctttagcatatcttttctttatacttatatagataaattaataaatattctttaaattttgtgaaactgattaaattaattatccatttaaaaataaataaatatgggcATATTTGGTTGAAAGTATAACTCATGTATTATATTCAAGGGATAGTtacattacaattttattaaaatttagtataatcgtacataaattttatgtgatttgaaaaatagattgaatttgtaagaaaaataaataaaattttatactaattatcgattgacttattatttatttattaaatattatatattttattatgtgcatgaatatgcaaacaaacaaatataaacaCGTGTAAACATATGCATGTGTGGACTATGattgaataataatacatGTCTTCTTCACTttcaatttatcaatttatattttaaaaaaatcaatatatataaccacACAGacaaatattatgtaaattttttactagttgtgtaagaattttaaatttatggagtttatatagattttatactcaatagaaaaattataaattttgagtagtgtttattttaaataaaaaattaataataattcagattatatttagaagaatgattgtaatggaaattataaaaaaaaatagtgtataTCATGAGgggttattttataatattttataattcaggGATGTAAAcacattttatgtataattcaGGGTGCAAAGTGAATTTAaccctaaaaaaatagaa includes:
- the LOC105164720 gene encoding early nodulin-93-like; the protein is MGPLTANRDTVTAENCAQASAVAGFRAAFIACVATAIPTLAAVRTIPWAKANLNYTGQALIISGASIAAYFITADKTILETARKNADARYDRRT